One Manihot esculenta cultivar AM560-2 chromosome 6, M.esculenta_v8, whole genome shotgun sequence DNA segment encodes these proteins:
- the LOC110617077 gene encoding histone-lysine N-methyltransferase, H3 lysine-9 specific SUVH4 — translation MGSLHEGGNDSNQNTSEQETQTIVLDVNVTNNSSHVIEKLKSKELVLERRVSQRLKNIPQDKRPYYGDDNNGGKKKSKVDFSAKDCQPDEARKEIEDKGTESGSAIGEPDDTEIMEIEDDAYLKWTDYEGFIADSVHQKAINRVKETIRIFNKHSLHFAQEERKRWENIGEVNDEQIDNGTGNNESPITDTKRSVIRPDLKAITEMQNENEVLYPEKMIGHLPGIAVGYQFTSRAEMVAIGFHGHWLNGIDYISKVSGKLNQNYGYTCPLAVAIVMSGQYEDDVDCIHEVVYTGQGGNDLHRSKHQIKDQVMHRGNLALKNSMEQCVPIRVIRGHKLGVGVGRSRSRKVYTYCGLYKVVKHWAEKGISGHNVFKYRLKRLLGQPKVNIDKVHYERQRNSNVSSRLPGLVCEDISYGKEAICIPATNMIDHPPIAPAGFKYTKSVQVTESITVPPSAYGCSCRGQCTDPKSCSCAQLNGSDFPYVCIDGGRLIEPKDVLFECGPKCSCGPNCINRVSQRQLRYQLEVYRVDNKGWAVRSWDFIPSGAPVCEYAGILRRNDELDNVSENDYIFDIDCWHTMKGIGGRKKRQHDRSIPTSDLAEKEDHELTESIATSDLAEKEDHKLTESIATSDLAEKEDDKPTESIATSDLAEKEDDKLTEIESEFCIDAGSCGNVARFINHSCEPNLFVQCVLSSHHDVRFARIVLVAADNIRPMQELTYDYGYALDSVVGPDGKIKQAPCFCGASQCRGRLY, via the exons ATGGGTAGTTTGCACGAAGGTGGTAATGATTCCAATCAGAACACCAGCGAGCAAGAAACTCAAACTATAGTACTTGATGTTAATGTGACCAACAACAGTTCACATGTAATTGAGAAGTTGAAGTCCAAAGAACTTGTTCTGGAACGAAGGGTTAGCCAAAGACTTAAGAATATTCCCCAAGATAAAAGACCCTATTATGGTGATGATAATAATGGTGGCAAGAAAAAGTCTAAGGTTGATTTTTCAGCCAAAGATTGCCAACCAGATGAGGCTAGAAAAGAAATAGAAGATAAAGGCACTGAAAGTGGCTCTGCAATTGGTGAGCCCGATGATACAGAAATTATGGAAATAGAGGATGATGCTTATTTGAAATGGACAGATTATGAGGGCTTTATAGCTGATTCTGTTCATCAAAAGGCCATCAATAGGGTGAAAGAGACAATACGGATTTTTAACAAGCATAGCCTTCACTTTGCTCAG GAAGAGAGGAAGAGATGGGAGAATATTGGAGAGGTCAATGATGAGCAAATTGATAATGGGACAGGGAAT AATGAAAGCCCAATTACTGACACCAAGCGATCTGTCATTCGACCTGATCTTAAGGCAATTACTGAG atgcaaaatgaaaatgaagTCTTATACCCTGAAAAGATGATTGGTCATTTACCTG GTATTGCTGTTGGCtaccagttcacctctagagcTGAAATGGTAGCCATTGGTTTTCATGGCCATTGGCTGAACGGAATAGATTATATTTCAAAAGTTTCTGGAAAGCTG AATCAGAATTATGGTTATACCTGCCCACTAGCAGTGGCAATCGTGATGTCTGGACAATATGAAGACGATGTTGATTGCATACATGAGGTTGTTTATACAGGCCAAGGTGGAAATGACTTGCATCGTAGTAAGCACCAAATCAAGGATCAAGTCATGCATCGTGGTAATTTGGCTCTTAAG AATAGTATGGAGCAATGTGTACCTATCAGAGTCATTCGTGGACATAAACTGGGTGTGGGTGTTGGTCGGAGTAGATCTCGCAAAGTGTACACATATTGCGGCTTGTACAAG GTTGTAAAGCATTGGGCTGAGAAAGGTATTTCAGGAcataatgtttttaagtaccGTTTAAAGCGACTTCTTGGACAACCCAAAGTGAACATAGATAAG GTTCATTATGAACGACAAAGAAACTCTAATGTCTCTTCAAGATTACCTGG CTTGGTCTGTGAGGACATTTCTTATGGCAAAGAAGCTATATGCATACCTGCGACAAATATGATCGATCATCCTCCAATTGCACCTGCAG GGTTTAAATATACCAAATCTGTTCAAGTTACAGAAAGTATTACTGTTCCTCCAAGTGCTTATGGATGCAGTTGCAGAGGCCAATGTACTGATCCAAAGTCTTGTTCTTGTGCTCAACTTAATGGCTCTGACTTTCCGTATGTCTGCATAGATGGTGGGAG ACTAATTGAACCAAAGGATGTGCTGTTCGAATGTGGACCAAAATGTAGCTGTGGACCAAATTGTATTAACCGTGTATCTCAAAGGCAATTAAGATACCAACTTGAG GTCTATCGTGTGGATAACAAAGGATGGGCTGTCAGGTCTTGGGACTTTATTCCTTCTGGTGCTCCAGTTTGTGAATATGCTGGAATTCTTAGAAGGAATGATGAGTTGGATAATGTCTCCGAGAATGACTACATATTTGACATTGATTGCTGGCACACAATGAAGGGAATAGGAGGAAGAAAG AAGCGACAACACGATAGATCTATACCTACAAGTGATCTTGCAGAGAAAGAGGACCATGAGCTGACAGAGTCTATAGCTACAAGTGATCTTGCAGAGAAAGAGGACCATAAGCTGACAGAGTCTATAGCTACAAGTGATCTTGCAGAGAAAGAAGACGATAAGCCGACAGAGTCTATAGCTACAAGTGATCTTGCAGAGAAAGAAGATGATAAGCTGACAGAAATTGAGTCTGAGTTTTGCATAGATGCAGGTTCCTGTGGTAATGTTGCCAGATTTATTAATCACAGCTGTGAACCTAATCTATTTGTCCAGTGTGTTCTAAGTTCCCATCATGACGTTAGATTTGCTCGGATAGTGCTTGTTGCTGCAGATAACATACGTCCTATGCAG GAACTCACTTATGACTATGGCTATGCACTTGATAGTGTTGTTGGTCCTGATGGGAAAATAAAGCAGGCACCATGCTTCTGCGGTGCGAGCCAGTGTCGGGGACGTTTGTATTAA
- the LOC110617698 gene encoding cyclin-dependent kinase D-3, producing the protein MSENDTEKKVADRYLKREVLGEGTYGVVYKAIDTKTGQTVAIKKIRLGKQKEGVNFTALREIKLLKELKDPNIIELIDAFPHKGNLHLVFEFMETDLEAVIRDRNIFLSPADIKSYFQMTLKGLAYCHKKWVLHRDMKPNNLLIASNGQLKLADFGLARIFGSPDRKFTHQVFARWYRAPELLFGTKQYGSGVDVWAAACIFAELLLRRPFLQGTSDIDQLGKIFQAFGTPTPSQWPDLVYLPDYVEYQSVPAQPWRKLFPMATDDALDLLAKMFTYDPKVRISVEQALEHRYFSSAPLPTEPAKLPRPAPKRESVNPRASDFHPLEGPTVLSPPRKARRVMPDREGFDGNAYQVDKIDEHGEIRQAAGNYTGRNEQVPMSIDFSVFGSRPMSRPTINSADRSHLKRKLDLEFQHPE; encoded by the exons atGTCAGAAAACGACACAGAAAAGAAAGTTGCTGATAGGTATCTCAAGCGTGAGGTGCTTGGTGAAGGTACTTATGGTGTCGTCTACAAAGCCATCGATACTAAG ACTGGACAGACAGTGGCTATTAAGAAAATTCGGCTTGGGAAGCAAAAGGAGGGGGTTAATTTTACAGCACTTCGAGAGATTAAACTGCTTAAAGAGCTTAAAGACCCAAATATAATCGAGTTGATTGATGCATTCCCTCACAAAGGAAATTTGCATCTTGTCTTCGAGTTCATGGAGACTGATCTTGAAGCAGTTATTCGTGACCGAAACATATTTCTTTCACCAGCTGACATAAAATCATACTTTCAGATGACATTGAAGGGACTGGCTTACTGCCACAAGAAATGGGTTCTCCATAG AGATATGAAGCCAAACAACTTGTTGATAGCTTCTAATGGACAGCTTAAACTTGCAGATTTTGGTTTGGCACGAATTTTTGGGAGCCCAGATCGCAAGTTCACTCACCAA GTCTTTGCTCGATGGTATAGAGCGCCTGAGCTGTTGTTTGGCACCAAACAATATGGTTCTGGGGTTGATGTTTGGGCTGCAGCCTGTATATTTGCTGAACTCCTCCTTCGCCGACCATTTCTACAG GGAACAAGTGATATTGATCAATTAGGGAAGATTTTTCAAGCCTTTGGGACTCCAACACCTTCTCAGTGGCCTGATTTGGTCTACCTTCCTGATTATGTGGAATACCAATCTGTTCCTGCACAACCTTGGCGTAAATTGTTTCCGATGGCTACTGATGATGCTTTAGATCTGTTGGCAAAGATGTTTACTTATGATCCAAAAGTTAGAATATCGGTTGAACAGGCATTAGAGCACCG GTACTTCTCATCTGCACCTCTGCCTACGGAGCCGGCTAAGCTCCCTAGACCTGCCCCCAAGCGGGAATCTGTCAATCCTAGAGCTTCAGATTTCCATCCACTGGAGGGACCCACTGTGCTATCACCTCCAAGGAAGGCAAGAAGAGTGATGCCTGACCGTGAGGGATTCGATGGAAATGCATATCAAGTTGATAAGATTGATGAGCATGGTGAAATCAGACAGGCAGCTGGGAATTACACTGGCAGGAATGAACAGGTGCCAATGTCAATAGATTTTTCTGTTTTTGGATCAAGACCTATGAGCAGACCGACAATTAACAG TGCTGACAGATCCCATCTGAAGAGGAAACTAGATCTTGAATTCCAGCATCCAGAATAG